A portion of the Candida dubliniensis CD36 chromosome R, complete sequence genome contains these proteins:
- a CDS encoding conserved hypothetical protein (possibly fungus-specific), whose product MSRKPRRHNETKLTPDDENIGIDLFPFTTEDCMEPQKIIDLFEVCFKHVLKSPDLQEHIQIVKGDLYNRDYLAAFNNDDNRFAYACRWSPARALAYSSVLASLQPIKSLLEDPETAKSVLCVGGGASSELVALGAVFCRLKEYYPSSSSKLNIKLIDIADWSKVVNNLTAYMKENWVYHPEKLNSQFICDDILTSSSESLSLGSLDLITLLFTTNELFAEKRKETIKFLQLLNTSCRQGSLLLIAESAGSYSHIKIGDKNFPVQFLIDTILVGKPGIDNGAWEIVSQSDSSWYRINQKEVDYPMKLENMRFFYRLYIKK is encoded by the coding sequence ATGAGTAGAAAGCCTAGACGTCATAATGAAACCAAGTTGACACCGGACGATGAGAACATTGGTATAGACCTTTTCCCTTTCACCACTGAGGACTGTATGGAACCACAGAAAATCATTGACTTATTCGAAGTTTGTTTTAAACATGTTCTAAAGAGTCCTGATTTGCAAGAAcatattcaaattgttaAGGGTGATTTATACAATCGAGACTATCTTGCAGCATTCAATAACGATGATAACAGGTTTGCTTATGCTTGCAGATGGTCGCCTGCTAGAGCATTGGCTTACAGTTCTGTTCTAGCATCATTGCAACCCATCAAAAGTCTATTAGAGGATCCAGAAACTGCCAAGAGTGTGCTATGTGTTGGGGGTGGTGCCTCTTCCGAATTAGTTGCCTTGGGTGCTGTTTTCTGTCGCCTAAAAGAATATTATCCAAGttcatcttcaaaattaaatatcAAACTAATTGACATCGCCGATTGGTCAAAAGTAGTTAATAATCTTACTGCATACATGAAGGAGAATTGGGTTTATCACCCTGAAAAACTAAATTCCCAATTTATTTGTGATGACATTTTAACCTCCTCTTCTGAATCATTAAGCTTAGGATCATTGGATTTGATAACGTTACTATTCACAACTAATGAATTGTTTGcagaaaaaagaaaggaaacCATCAAGTTTTTACAATTGTTGAACACCAGCTGTCGACAAGGAAGTTTGCTATTGATTGCAGAAAGTGCTGGTTCTTATTCACATATAAAAATAGGTGACAAAAACTTCCCAGTACAGTTTTTGATTGACACAATTCTTGTTGGGAAACCGGGAATCGACAATGGTGCTTGGGAAATTGTAAGCCAAAGCGATAGTTCTTGGTATCGTATAAATCAGAAAGAAGTGGACTATCCaatgaaattagaaaatatGAGATTCTTCTATagattatatataaaaaaatag
- the MSH4 gene encoding MutS protein homolog 4, putative translates to MDLESRIPATEDSAYGFITTNNEVISKKRKLAQTDDRFEVVMSIYLQRADSMDVGISVLKLKTLELTLMSFCDSSTFVRTVNQIQVYEPTIIILPEAQLHSQIEKLKYIIHSNVSDKVKERFIKAKVFNAFDGMNNLKLYTDINDSTLEQVVCNRKLSVAAANACIDYCVSTKLFRVTNKIILKHCICENTMLIDICTVRDLELVDSSSERGTTLYSFLNCCLTKMGTRILRTSILQPSTHENSIILRSESVQELINDEDMLINIRSSLKHTCDLEKVFSTFLEPRGTLNREQEINNIILLKTVLQNTFVIRKSIENVSSHLLVQVKQILEHENVQHLLAIINEYIRDDCQWANSSTELANQRANAIKSGVNGLLDVSRRIREALLEEVSELVAKLSEKLEILMEYRFEPSKGFFIKIKGDNTDINSLPEDLINRVKKRKTIECTTIELMKQSSRYKDIVSEITILNSTIVQDMYTNINNYTPILLMVSEAIGTLDLLCSFAYFTSLQKSSYTCPEFAKEVTILRSFHPILGSNNSDFIANNYSCNQELSRIHVITGVNMSGKSVYLRQIAYLVIMAQMGCFVPAEYAKMRVFNSLYSRLSSDTVDINASSFSKEMSETAVILNDSDENSLILIDELGRGSSLTDGFSICLAILEDLICKGATVITTTHFRDIAQVLANKSCVVTAHMETVETNGKLEMKYNLLLRRNDIVGYGIRFAETSNLLPQELIEDSRVIANILRSRKPVHGDKELKLLSRRRKLVLELYFALNYVSKLNCEMNYKIQLLQTLQAKFVEEINAAPITE, encoded by the coding sequence ATGGATTTAGAATCACGAATACCAGCTACTGAAGATAGTGCTTATGGGTTTATTACAACCAATAACGAGGTAATATCAAAGAAACGAAAATTGGCTCAAACTGATGACAGATTTGAGGTGGTAATGTCAATATATTTACAAAGAGCCGACTCCATGGATGTGGGTATTTCtgtattaaaattaaagacTCTAGAGCTTACTCTAATGAGTTTTTGCGACTCGCTGACGTTTGTGAGAACAGTTAATCAGATACAGGTATATGAACCAACAATTATCATCCTACCTGAGGCACAGTTACATTCCCAGATAGAGAAACTTAAATACATAATACATTCAAATGTATCAGATAAAGTGAAAGAACGTTTTATCAAGGCAAAGGTTTTCAATGCTTTTGATGGAATGAATAACCTAAAACTTTATACCGATATCAATGACTCCACTTTAGAACAAGTGGTTTGTAACCGGAAGTTATCCGTGGCTGCAGCAAATGCTTGCATCGACTACTGTGTGTCAACAAAGTTGTTTCGAGTcacaaacaaaattatattgaagCACTGTATTTGTGAAAATACAATGTTGATTGATATATGTACCGTCCGGGATTTGGAGTTAGTTGATAGTCTGTCAGAAAGAGGCACAACTTTGTATTCGTTTCTTAATTGCTGTCTTACAAAAATGGGTACGCGGATACTAAGAACATCAATCTTGCAACCATCAACCCACGAAAATAGCATAATACTACGTTCAGAGTCGGTACAGGAATTAAtcaatgatgaagatatgCTCATTAACATCAGATCTCTGTTAAAACATACATGTGACTTGGAAAAGGTTTTCAGTACATTTTTGGAACCTCGAGGTACGTTGAACCGGGAACAAGAgataaacaatatcattttACTAAAAACAGTATTGCAAAATACATTTGTTATAAGGAAGAGCATCGAGAATGTGTCTAGTCATTTGTTAGTACAAGTGAAACAAATTCTTGAGCATGAAAATGTTCAGCACTTGTTGGCAATAATCAATGAATACATCCGCGATGATTGTCAGTGGGCTAATAGCAGCACAGAGCTTGCCAATCAAAGAGCAAATGCTATAAAGTCAGGGGTCAATGGTTTATTGGATGTGTCGAGAAGAATCCGCGAAGCCTTGTTGGAAGAAGTTTCTGAGTTGGTGGCTAAACTTTCAGAAAAGTTGGAAATATTGATGGAATACAGGTTTGAACCATCTAAAGgattttttatcaaaatcaaaggAGATAACACTGATATCAACTCGTTGCCAGAAGATTTGATTAACAGagtaaagaaaagaaaaaccatTGAATGcacaacaattgaattgatgaaaCAAAGTTCAAGATATAAAGACATTGTTTCCGAAATCACTATTTTGAATAGCACAATTGTACAAGACATGTATaccaacatcaacaactacaCACCAATATTGTTAATGGTTTCTGAAGCGATTGGTACTTTAGATCTTTTGTGTTCTTTTGCTTACTTTACCAGTTTGCAAAAAAGTTCTTATACCTGTCCTGAATTTGCTAAAGAGGTCACCATTCTACGATCATTTCACCCCATTCTCGGAAGTAACAATTCTGATTTTATAGCAAATAATTATTCGTGCAACCAAGAGTTATCTCGAATTCATGTCATTACTGGAGTAAACATGAGCGGCAAGTCAGTTTACTTGCGTCAAATTGCATACTTGGTGATCATGGCACAGATGGGTTGCTTTGTCCCCGCAGAATATGCTAAAATGAGAGTATTTAATAGTTTATATTCACGATTATCTTCCGATACTGTTGATATAAATGCTTCCCTGTTTTCGAAAGAAATGAGTGAAACAGCTGTTATTCTAAATGACCTGGATGAGAATAGTctaatattgattgatgagCTAGGAAGAGGATCTAGCTTGACAGATGGGTTTTCCATATGCCTAGCTATTTTGGAGGATTTGATATGTAAAGGTGCAACTGttataacaacaactcaTTTTAGGGATATTGCCCAAGTGCTCGCTAATAAATCATGTGTTGTAACTGCCCATATGGAAACAGTGGAAACCAATGGGAAACTAGAAATGAAGTACAACTTGCTATTAAGGCGTAATGACATAGTCGGGTATGGAATCCGATTTGCCGAGACCTCAAATTTGTTACCACAGGAACTTATTGAAGACTCAAGAGTGATCGCTAATATTTTGAGGTCTCGAAAGCCTGTTCATGGAGATAAAGAGTTGAAGTTATTATCACGAAGGAGAAAACTCGTATTGGAATTGTATTTCGCCTTGAACTATGTTTCCAAGTTGAATTGTGAGATGAACTATAAGATACAACTATTACAGACCTTACAAgcaaaatttgttgaagaaataaACGCCGCACCTATTACTGAATAg
- a CDS encoding NAD-dependent deacetylase, putative (Similar to S. cerevisiae HST2): MPTLDDILKPVADAVRNGKKVTFFNGAGISTGAGIPDFRSPDTGLYANLAKLNLPFAEAVFDIDFFKEDPKPFYTLAEELYPGNFAPTKFHYLIKLLQDQGSLKRVYTQNIDTLERLAGVEDKYIVEAHGSFASNHCVDCHKEMTTETLKSYMKDKKIPSCQHCEGYVKPDIVFFGEGLPVKFFDSWENDCDEVEVAIVAGTSLTVFPFASLPGEVNKKCLRVLVNKEKVGAFKHEPRKSDIIALHDCDVVAEKLCALLGLDDKLNEVYDKGKNKYNRAESKETKMHEIEDKLKEEAHLKEEKRISKVDNKQKQIDANDKDNEKELEQLIDKLKI; the protein is encoded by the coding sequence atgCCAACCTTAGACGACATCTTAAAACCAGTGGCGGATGCTGTGAGAAACGGTAAAAAAGTCACATTCTTTAATGGTGCTGGAATTTCTACAGGTGCTGGGATACCAGATTTCAGAAGCCCCGACACAGGTCTTTATGCAAACTTGGCCAAATTGAATCTTCCATTTGCTGAGGCGGtgtttgatattgattttttcaaagaagATCCAAAACCGTTTTACACATTAGCAGAAGAATTATATCCTGGTAATTTTGCTCCaacaaaatttcattatcttATCAAGTTGTTACAAGACCAGGGTTCCTTGAAGCGTGTCTACACCCAAAATATTGACACTTTGGAAAGGTTGGCGGGAGTGGAAGACAAGTATATTGTTGAGGCTCATGGCTCATTTGCTTCTAATCACTGTGTTGACTGCCACAAAGAAATGACAACGGAAACTTTGAAATCGTACATGAAAGATAAGAAGATCCCCAGTTGTCAACATTGTGAAGGTTACGTCAAACCAGACATTGTATTTTTTGGAGAAGGTTTACCAGTCAAGTTTTTTGATCTGTGGGAGAATGACTGTGATGAGGTGGAAGTCGCTATTGTAGCAGGTACTTCGCTAACTGTTTTCCCATTTGCTTCACTACCAGGCGAGGTGAACAAAAAGTGCTTACGGGTGTTGGTGAACAAGGAGAAGGTCGGTGCTTTCAAACATGAGCCTCGAAAGTCTGACATAATTGCCTTACATGACTGtgatgttgttgctgaAAAATTATGTGCACTATTGGGTTTGGATgacaaattgaatgaagTATATGACAAGGggaaaaacaaatacaatAGAGCAGAATCAAAGGAGACTAAAATGcatgaaattgaagataaattgaaagaagaagcacatttgaaagaagaaaaacgTATTTCTAAAGTGGACAATAAACAGAAGCAAATTGATGctaatgataaagataatgaaaaagaattagaacaattgatagataaattgaaaatttag
- a CDS encoding NADPH-dependent methylglyoxal reductase, putative (Similar to S. cerevisiae GRE2): MSITVFVAGAGGYIGKHIVSQLLSKGYSVIGSVRSDEKGERLESLFENNNFSYVVVEEAEVKGAFDKPLKDHPHIKVFIDTASPLPIGVNYEKQLIRRTAKGIKYILSSIKDHGPNITKVVITSSIASCMNEKQSHDPNFVVDESKWNPDKHSAGKNNATSAYFYAKASAEHEAWEFMKKKTHFTLATILPGYTFGPQCFDEDVSDILEASVEIVTKLFELNKNDPIPKDSGLFVDVRDVAAAHIKAFELNEAQNKRLLLVSEPFSGQEIVDILHEMYPAVQLPLGHPGEKPNYKFNNSETKKILNTDFRSLRSSIKDDYDQYLRTHGIIS; this comes from the coding sequence ATGTCCATTACTGTTTTTGTTGCCGGTGCTGGCGGGTACATTGGAAAACACATTGTTTCTCAACTACTTTCCAAAGGTTATAGTGTAATTGGGTCTGTTCGGAGTGATGAAAAGGGAGAACGACTTGAATCGttgtttgaaaacaataattttaGCTACGTAGTGGTTGAGGAAGCAGAGGTTAAAGGTGCATTTGACAAGCCGTTGAAAGATCACCCACACATCAAAGTTTTTATTGACACGGCAAGCCCTTTACCGATTGGTGTCAATTACGAAAAGCAGTTGATTAGACGTACAGCTAAAGGAATTAAATACATTCTAAGCTCAATCAAAGACCATGGACCCAATATCACAAAAGTAGTCATCACCAGTTCTATTGCTTCGTGTAtgaatgaaaaacaaagcCATGATCctaattttgttgttgatgaaagCAAATGGAATCCAGATAAACATAGTGCTGGCAAAAATAACGCCACATCGGCCTACTTTTATGCAAAGGCTTCTGCTGAACACGAGGCTTGGGAATtcatgaagaagaaaacacATTTCACACTTGCAACTATTCTTCCTGGCTATACATTTGGTCCGCAGTgttttgatgaagatgttTCCGATATCCTTGAAGCCTCTGTTGAGATTGTCACAAAACTATTCGAATTAAATAAGAATGACCCTATCCCCAAAGACCTGGGattgtttgttgatgttAGAGATGTTGCTGCAGCGCACATAAAGGCATTCGAGTTAAATGAAGCTCAAAATAAACGTTTATTGTTAGTCTCGGAACCCTTTTCAGGccaagaaattgttgatattttacACGAAATGTACCCAGCGGTTCAATTGCCACTTGGCCATCCTGGCGAAAAGCCTAATTACAAATTTAACAACTcggaaaccaaaaaaattttgaatacTGACTTCCGTTCTTTAAGATCAAGTATAAAGGATGATTATGACCAGTATTTAAGGACCCATGGTATTATATCTTAG
- a CDS encoding peptide permease, putative (Similar to S. cerevisiae PTR2;~spliced gene), with product MVSSDFENEKQPEVVQVLTDEKNISLDDKYDYEDLRNYSTNYVDEYNPKGLRRPTPEESKTLRRVIGNIRYSTFMLCICEFAERASYYSTTGILTNYIQRRIDPDSPHGWGAPPPGSPDASAGALGKGLQAASALTNLLTFLAYVFPLIGGYLGDSTIGRWKAIQWGVFFGFVGHLFFIFASIPQAIENANAGLGLCVIAIITLSAGSGLMKPNLLPLVLDQYPEERDMVKVLPTGESIILDREKSLSRITNVFYLAINIGAFLQIATSYCERRVGFWLAFFVPMILYIIVPLFLFIVKPKLKIKPPQGQVMTNVVKILSVLFSGNFIKRLWNGKFWDHAKPSHMEARGIVYYNTKKKSAITWSDQWILDVKQTFDSCKIFLYYIIFNLADSGLGSVETSLIGAMKLDGVPNDLFNNFNPLTIIVLIPILEYGLYPLLNKFKIDFKPIWRICFGFVVCSFSQIAGFVLQKQVYEQSPCGYYATNCKNPAPITAWKASSLFILAAAGECWAYTTAYELAYTRSPPALKSVVYALFLVMSAFSAALSLAITPALKDPNLHWVFLAIGLAGFLCAIVMLAQFWNLDKWMENETNERERLDREDEEEANRGIHDIDHPIEAITSIKS from the exons ATGGTATCTtcagattttgaaaatgaaaaacaacCAGAGGTTGTTCAAGTTCTAACcgatgaaaaaaatatatccTTAGATGACAAATATGACTACGAGGACCTTAGAAACTACAGTACAAACTATGTTGATGAATACAATCCAAAAGGGTTAAGGAGACCAACTCCAGAAGAATCGAAAACTTTAAGACGGGTCATTGGTAACATAAGATACAGTACATTTATGCTTTGCATTTGTGAATTTGCCGAACGTGCTTCATATTATTCTACCACCGGTATTCTTACTAATTACAtccaaagaagaattgatcCGGACTCACCACATGGCTGGGGTGCTCCACCACCAGGAAGTCCCGATGCCTCAGCTGGTGCTTTGGGTAAAGGGTTACAAGCCGCTAGTGCCTTGACCAATCTTTTAACTTTCTTGGCTTATGTTTTCCCTTTAATTGGTGGTTATTTAGGAGATAGCACAATTGGAAGATGGAAGGCTATTCAATGGGGGGtattttttggatttgtgggccatttgtttttcatttttgcTAGTATCCCACaagcaattgaaaatgCTAATGCCGGGTTGGGATTATGTGTTATTGCAATTATAACATTATCAGCAGGACTGGGATTAATGAAACCTAATTTATTGCCTCTTGTTTTGGATCAATACCCAGAAGAAAGGGATATGGTCAAAGTGTTGCCAACAGGTGAACTGATCATCTTGGATAGAGAAAAAAGTTTGAGTAGAATCACAAATGTATTCTATCTTGCAATTAACATTGGTGCCTTTTTGCAAATTGCCACTTCGTATTGTGAAAGAAGAGTTGGGTTCTGGCTTGCATTCTTCGTGCCTATGATATTGTACATAATTGTACCACTTTTCttatttattgttaaaCCCAAACTCAAGATCAAGCCACCACAAGGTCAAGTCATGACAAATGTAGTCAAGATTTTATCAGTTTTGTTTTCAGGAAATTTCATCAAGAGATTGTGGAATGGAAAATTCTGGGATCACGCAAAACCTTCACATATGGAAGCCAGAGGGATCGTTTACTATAAcactaaaaagaaaagtgcTATAACATGGTCTGACCAATGGATTTTAGACGTCAAGCAAACCTTTGATTCATGCAAAATCTTTCTTTactatattattttcaatttggcTGATAGCGGATTAGGGTCAGTGGAAACATCCTTGATTGGTGCTATGAAATTAGACGGAGTCCCGAATGATCTTTTCAATAACTTTAATCCATTGACTATTATAGTGTTGATTCCAATTCTTGAATACGGACTTTATCCattattgaacaaatttaaGATTGACTTTAAACCAATATGGAGAATCTGTTTtggatttgttgtttgCTCCTTTTCACAAATTGCTGGGTTTGTTTTACAAAAACAAGTTTATGAACAA TCTCCATGTGGCTACTACGCTACCAACTGTAAAAATCCAGCACCAATCACTGCCTGGAAAGCTTCATCTCTTTTCATATTAGCTGCCGCTGGTGAATGTTGGGCTTATACCACAGCTTACGAATTGGCATATACTAGATCACCTCCCGCATTGAAAAGTGTTGTGTATGCCTTATTTTTAGTGATGTCGGCTTTTTCTGCTGCATTGAGTCTTGCCATAACTCCAGCTTTAAAAGATCCCAACTTACATTGGGTATTCCTTGCAATTGGTCTTGCTGGATTTCTTTGTGCTATTGTTATGTTGGCTCAATTCTGGAATTTGGATAAATGGATGGAAAATGAAACCaatgaaagagaaagattGGATAgagaagatgaagaagaagcaaaCAGAGGAATACACGATATTGATCATCCAATTGAAGCAATTACATCTATAAAGTCGtga
- a CDS encoding 5 aminolevulinic acid synthase, putative, with amino-acid sequence MESITKVSMSVCPFVRSTSTQALRQLSQTSGALANQARQCPIVGNAIRAKEISIRSYSSATKPVRATAATASTPEANFNVSPSFELGSKETAFDYDGYLGNELEKKRSDKSYRYFNNINRLANEFPKAHRTKEEDKVTVWCSNDYLGMGKNENTLKEMKRVLDKYGSGAGGTRNIAGHNAHAIKLESELAALHKHDAALVFSSCFVANDAVLSLLGQKIKDLVIFSDELNHASMIQGIRNSRARKHIFKHNDLADLESKLAQYPKSTPKLIAFESVYSMCGSIAPIEAICDLAEKYGALTFLDEVHAVGMYGPHGAGVAEHLNFEAHLKSGIERPEVTTVMSRVDMVTGTLGKAYGVVGGYITGKTNLIDWFRSYAPGFIFTTSLPPAIMAGCSASIRYQRATLKDRISQQKNTRLVKRNLNELGVPVIPNPSHIVPVLVGNAADAKRASDLLLNKHDIYVQAINFPTVPIGEERLRITPTPGHGPELSRQLVEAIDSVFTELNLNRINDWKKLGGLLGVGVEGAAKVDHIWTDEQLALTDADLNPNVVNPAISPLDVSSGIST; translated from the coding sequence ATGGAATCTATTACCAAAGTTTCAATGTCAGTTTGCCCATTTGTTAGATCAACTTCAACCCAGGCTTTGCGCCAACTAAGCCAAACTTCTGGTGCATTGGCTAACCAAGCTCGTCAATGTCCAATTGTTGGTAATGCAATCAGGGCTAAGGAGATTTCAATCAGATCCTATTCCTCAGCTACCAAGCCAGTTAGAGCTACTGCTGCTACTGCTTCCACACCGGAGGCTAATTTTAACGTTTCTCCTTCATTTGAACTTGGAAGTAAGGAAACCGCATTTGATTATGATGGGTATTTAGGaaatgaattggaaaagaaaagatcTGACAAGTCTTACCGTTacttcaacaacattaaTCGTTTGGCTAATGAATTTCCAAAAGCCCATCGTACTAAAGAAGAGGACAAAGTCACTGTCTGGTGCTCAAATGATTATTTGGGTATGggtaaaaatgaaaacacattgaaagaaatgaaGCGTGTTTTAGACAAGTACGGTTCTGGTGCAGGAGGTACCAGAAACATTGCTGGTCATAATGCCCACGCTATCAAGTTAGAATCTGAATTGGCAGCATTGCACAAACATGATGCTGCATTGGTTTTCAGCTCTTGTTTTGTAGCCAACGATGCCGTCTTATCATTATTGGGACAAAAGATCAAAGATTTGGTTATTTTTTCCGATGAGTTGAACCACGCTTCAATGATTCAAGGTATTAGAAACTCCCGTGCTAGAAAACATATTTTCAAGCACAATGATTTAGCTGATTTGGAAAGCAAATTAGCTCAATATCCAAAATCTACTCCTAAATTGATTGCCTTTGAGTCAGTTTATTCAATGTGTGGATCTATTGCTCCTATCGAAGCCATTTGTGATTTAGCTGAAAAATATGGCGCTTTAACCTTTTTAGATGAAGTTCATGCTGTTGGTATGTATGGTCCCCACGGTGCTGGTGTTGCTGAGCATTTGAACTTTGAAGCCCATTTGAAACTGGGAATCGAACGCCCAGAAGTCACCACCGTTATGAGCAGAGTTGACATGGTTACTGGTACTTTAGGTAAGGCATATGGTGTCGTTGGTGGCTATATTACTGGTAAGAccaatttgattgattggtTTAGATCTTATGCCCCAGGCTTTATTTTCACTACTTCTTTACCACCAGCAATTATGGCTGGTTGTTCTGCTTCCATTCGTTATCAAAGAGCTACTTTGAAAGACCGTATTTCTCAACAAAAGAACACTAGACTTgttaaaagaaatttgaACGAATTGGGTGTCCCAGTTATTCCAAACCCTTCTCATATTGTTCCAGTTTTGGTCGGAAATGCAGCTGACGCCAAACGTGCTTCAgacttgttgttgaacaaGCACGACATTTACGTTCAAGCTATCAACTTCCCTACAGTTCCAATCGGTGAAGAAAGATTAAGAATCACCCCAACCCCAGGTCACGGACCGGAACTTTCCAGACAATTGGTTGAAGCTATCGATTCTGTTTTCACcgaattgaatttgaacaGAATCAATGACTGGAAAAAACTCGGAGGATTGcttggtgttggtgttgaAGGTGCTGCCAAAGTTGACCACATTTGGACTGACGAACAATTAGCTTTGACTGATGCTGATTTGAACCCAAATGTCGTTAATCCAGCCATTTCTCCTCTTGATGTTTCATCAGGTATTTCTACATAA